GCGGGGCTCGGCTTCGTCCCGGAGAACAGGAGAGACCAGGGCATAGTCCCGCCACTCTCGGTAGCTGACAACCTCGGTCTGGCCACGCTCAAGAGGTACCGCAGGCTTGGCCTGATCGACCGCGGGCAGATGCAGCGGCAGGCCTGGCGCATGATCGAAGAGTTGAACATCAGGCCGCCTAAACCTGATCAGGAGATCCGCTATCTCTCGGGTGGGAATCAGCAGAAGGTGATCATAGGCAAGTGGCTTCTGGCGCATCCCAAGGTCCTGATACTCGACGAGCCCACGCGGGGGATCGACGTCGGCGCCAAGGTGGAGATCTACGAGCTGATCAACGCGCTCACCGAGGACGGGGCCGGGGTTCTCATGGTCTCCAGCGAGCTCCCCGAGGTGCTCGGCATGAGCGACAGGATCCTGGTGATGAGCGACGGGACCATCACCGGGGAGCTCTCTGCAGAGGAGGCCACGCAGGAGAAGGTCATGCAGCTCGCGACACACTCGAGGAGGACCACAGTTGGCTAGTATCGTGCAGAAGGTTGACCCCCGCTCGCTGCTCTCCAGAGGAGGCCCGCTGGGTGGTCTCATCCTGCTCGGCCTCATCCTCACGTTTCTCTCCCCCAATTTCCTCACTTTCCAAAACCTCTTCAATGTGGGTTTTCAGGCCGCAGTCGTGGCGCTCCTTGCTTTCGGACAGACCTTCGTCATTGTCTCAGGAGGGATAGACCTCTCGGTCGGCAGCGTCCTCGGACTCTCGGGGATCGCCTTCGGATGGGCTTCGGTGAAGGCCGGGCTTCCGCTCCCCGTGGCACTCGGGGTGGGGCTGGGGGTCGGTGTTCTTGCGGGGTTGGTGGACGGATTGCTCATCACGTTGGGCAGGCTCCCACCGTTCATCGCTACGCTGGCCATGCTCAGCGCGGCCCGGGGGATGGCGCTCGTCATCTCCGGGGGCGTCCCGCTAAACCCCATACCACGCGCGGTGAGCGAGTTCGGGAGCGGCGACATCTTCGGGTTCGTACCCTACGCGGTGGTTCTCATGGTACTGGCCTGGCTTGTGACGGCCGGTATCCTGCGCGCCACCTACCCAGGCCGCTGTATGTACGCCATAGGTGGAAACGAGGAGGCCGCGAGGCTCTCAGGGATAAACGTCTCAGCCCAGAAGCTGGTCATCTACTCGCTCTCGGGGCTGTTCGCAGCCGTAGCCGGGATACTGCTGACCGCCCAGCTCGCCTCGGCTCAGCCCCAGGCGGGCACCGGGTTCGAGCTCGACTCGATCGCAGCGGCGGTGATCGGAGGAGCCAGTCTGGCGGGGGGCGTCGGCTCGGCGACCGGCACCTTCATAGGCGCGCTGATACTCGGCGTATTGCGCAACGGGCTGACCTTGCTCAACGTCTCGGCGTTCTGGCAGGAGGTGGTGATAGGAGCGGTCATCGCGCTGGCCGTAATGACCGACACGCTACGCAAGCACGGAGCATAGCCGAAATAAACAAAACGGAAACTCTGGCATGAAGATTGCAGGCGATCATCGAGGAGGAAAAGGATGGACCGCAGCGAAAGAAGAGAGGATGAGCCTCGTGGGAGAAACCCGCTCAACCGGGCTGATTTTCTGAGGCTTGGCGGCGCCGGTCTGGCCGCCACCGCGCTTCTGGGGGTCGCCGGGTGCGGTGGAGGAAGCGCGGGTCAGGGGGGTTCGAGTGGGGGTGGTTCCGGGGGCACGAAGACGATTGCGCTCTCGCTCTCGACCCTCAACAACCCCTACTTCGTGGCCATGCGCAGCGGCGCGCAGCAGGAGGCGAAAAAGCTCGGGGTCAAGCTGCTCATCGCCGACGCCCAGAACGACGCCTCCCAGCAGCAGAAAGATATACAGACCTTCATAACCCAGCAGGTCGACGCCCTTCTGGTGAACCCCGTCGACTCACAGGCCATAGTTCCCTCCATCCAGCAGGCCAACCGGGCCAAGATCCCGGTGTTCGCACTCGACCGTGGGGCATCGGGGGGAGACGTGACCTCCACCATCATCTCCAACAACGTCAAGGGCGGAGAGATCGCTGCCAAAGAGCTCATCAAGCTGGTTGGCAGCGGTGACGTGGCGGAGCTCCAGGGCGTGCCGGGTACGGACGTGGCGCGGGACAGGGGCAACGGCTTCGAAAACGTGATAAAGAAGCAGCACTCCGTCAGGCTGGTCGCCAGCCAGCCGGCCAACTTCGACCGCAACCAGGCCTTCAACGTCACTCAAAACATCCTGCAGGCGCATCCGAACATCAAGGGGATCTACGCCCAGAACGACGAGATGGCGCTGGGGGCCGTCCGGGCGCTCGGCGGTAAGGCGGGCAAAGATGTGAAGATAGTCGGGTTCGACGGCGAGCCGGACGCCATAAAGGCCATAAAGCAGGGCAAGATGAACGCCACCGTGGCCCAGCAGCCGATAAGGATCGCCCAACTCGGCGTACAGTACGCCATCAAGGTCATCGGCGGCAAGAAAGTCCCCAAAAACGTGCGCGTCCCCGTCAAGCTCGTCACCCGTGAGAGCGTGGGATCTTACCACGGCTGGGGAGCCGGTGCGGGCAGCTGACGTACTCGTCGTAGGTTCGATCAACCAGGACTTCGTGCTCATGGTGCCCCGGCGCCCGAGGCCCGGCGAAACGGTCACGGGCGCCGAGCTCTCCCTCCACGGCGGTGGCAAGGGAGCGAACCAGGCCGCCGCGGCATCGCTGCTCGGTTCATCCACCTCCATCCTGGGGTGTGTGGGCGGAGACGCGTTCGGGAGGGCGTTGCTCCGATCCTTGAGGAAGTTCGGCGTCGATATCTCTCTGGTCAGAGAGGTAGGTGAACTCCGGACGGGCTCGGCCTTCATCACGGTAACGCCCGATGGCGAGAACGCCATCACAGTAGCTCCGGGAGCGAACCTGGCCCTCACCTCCAGAGACGTAGGAGCCGCGGCTACACAGATACGTGATGCGGGCGTGGTGGTGGTTCAGATGGAGATTCCCCTCGAGAGCGTGGAGGAAACGGTGAGGATCGCCGATCAGGCCGGCACCCGCGTGGTCCTGAACCTGGCGCCGCCGGTCGACCTTCATCCGGAAACACTCCGCGTGGCGGACCCGCTCGTGCTCAACGAGCACGAAGCCTCGTTTCTTTTGCGGAGGAGAAACAAAGGGTCAGACAACCTCGAGGAGTGCCTCGCCATGGTCCCGGCCCTGCTCGAGCTCGGTCCACGCTCCGTGGTTGTGACCCTCGGTCATTTCGGCGCGGTATTCTCCGATGGTGTATCGCCACCTCGGCACATTCCGGCTCCGAGGGTAAGAGCGGTCGACACCACGGCGGCGGGTGACGCGTTCGTTGGAGCCCTAGCGAAGTGCCTGGTGGCAGGGGAGCCATTGCAGCAGGCCGTATCTTTCGCCGTATGGGCGGGCGCGTTCGCGGTAACCAGAGAGGGGGCTCAGGAGTCTCTTCCTACCCTCGATGCATTGCTGAGGTTCAAAGGGGACAAGGCGTGTACCCACGGCTGACCGCCGTCCTTGGACGTGGTTCAACAACCCCGGGCAGAGGGGCACTCGCGCGCCGTGTCCCCTGGGGGATGCATGAGGATCCACCAGGTGGGATTCAAACCCTAGCCCCCAAGCGGGTGCTGCTCATGGCACGCAGGTCGTACGCTGGAAGGCGCTTCGTCGTGAGATCCCTGCGGGGTGATGTTGTGATGCGTGGAAGGGTGGGACGGCTGATCGATCGGTGGAGCAGCAGGTTTCCTTATGTGTACGAACTCGACCTCTCCAGGCTGAGAAAGCCAGGGATCTACTGCGCAAAAACAGAGGGTCCCGGGCGGGCACTCTCTCCGCCGTTCAGAACGACTCCTGGCGTTCTACAGAGACCAGCGTGACGGACAGGATGTGATCCCGGGGCTCTGCATCTCGGCTCCTCACGTCTCAGGGAGATCCGGAGGTCAGGGCACTAGAAACGGGCGATGAAGTTCCCACATGACTTTACCTCCTGTCCTTCTTTATATAGGCTTCTCGACCCGAATGATCAGAAGTGGTGGCCCCGGAAGCACCCCAAGCCACGTTCTCCCCAATCTCAGGAGAATCGCCCGCTGATGTTCGTGCCCCGAACCATTCGCTCGCGTGGCAGGGTTCCCGCGCCCAGCCAGGCATTGAACCGTACCTCCGCGCCCCTGGACAACCTGGGGCCGTAGGGGTAATATATTAATAAACTTTATTAATCAAATGGGGTGTGAGGTGCGAAGGACACCGGGAAGGCCGAGACTGCTGGGGAAGATGAACGCCGGGCTTCTACTCGAGGTAATCCGGGACCAGGGGCCACTCTCCAGGCCACAGCTTGCGTCAGCCACCGGGTTGAGCCTGCCCACCGTGAACTCCCGGGTGGGGGAACTTCTCGCTGCAGGATACGT
The DNA window shown above is from Rubrobacter naiadicus and carries:
- a CDS encoding ABC transporter permease, whose protein sequence is MASIVQKVDPRSLLSRGGPLGGLILLGLILTFLSPNFLTFQNLFNVGFQAAVVALLAFGQTFVIVSGGIDLSVGSVLGLSGIAFGWASVKAGLPLPVALGVGLGVGVLAGLVDGLLITLGRLPPFIATLAMLSAARGMALVISGGVPLNPIPRAVSEFGSGDIFGFVPYAVVLMVLAWLVTAGILRATYPGRCMYAIGGNEEAARLSGINVSAQKLVIYSLSGLFAAVAGILLTAQLASAQPQAGTGFELDSIAAAVIGGASLAGGVGSATGTFIGALILGVLRNGLTLLNVSAFWQEVVIGAVIALAVMTDTLRKHGA
- a CDS encoding D-ribose ABC transporter substrate-binding protein, which translates into the protein MDRSERREDEPRGRNPLNRADFLRLGGAGLAATALLGVAGCGGGSAGQGGSSGGGSGGTKTIALSLSTLNNPYFVAMRSGAQQEAKKLGVKLLIADAQNDASQQQKDIQTFITQQVDALLVNPVDSQAIVPSIQQANRAKIPVFALDRGASGGDVTSTIISNNVKGGEIAAKELIKLVGSGDVAELQGVPGTDVARDRGNGFENVIKKQHSVRLVASQPANFDRNQAFNVTQNILQAHPNIKGIYAQNDEMALGAVRALGGKAGKDVKIVGFDGEPDAIKAIKQGKMNATVAQQPIRIAQLGVQYAIKVIGGKKVPKNVRVPVKLVTRESVGSYHGWGAGAGS
- a CDS encoding ribokinase, with the protein product MVPRRPRPGETVTGAELSLHGGGKGANQAAAASLLGSSTSILGCVGGDAFGRALLRSLRKFGVDISLVREVGELRTGSAFITVTPDGENAITVAPGANLALTSRDVGAAATQIRDAGVVVVQMEIPLESVEETVRIADQAGTRVVLNLAPPVDLHPETLRVADPLVLNEHEASFLLRRRNKGSDNLEECLAMVPALLELGPRSVVVTLGHFGAVFSDGVSPPRHIPAPRVRAVDTTAAGDAFVGALAKCLVAGEPLQQAVSFAVWAGAFAVTREGAQESLPTLDALLRFKGDKACTHG